Proteins from a genomic interval of Oceanispirochaeta crateris:
- a CDS encoding TRAP transporter small permease → MKKFLRFLHFTEIFVEEIVPAIFFTILFLVFVVQIIFRYALNSPLTWPYEVTVISYIWVAILSAGYARKYNENVAFTVVYDKLKEKGKCWFRIIGNVIVTLTYIILLPPSWKYISFIKIKKSAVLRIPLSYVFFPFLIFLILIIIYSIIDIVKDYKSLKNMSQSKLGKGSI, encoded by the coding sequence ATGAAAAAATTTTTAAGATTTCTCCACTTTACAGAAATTTTCGTCGAAGAAATAGTACCTGCTATTTTTTTTACTATTCTCTTTCTGGTATTTGTCGTACAGATCATCTTTAGGTATGCCTTAAACAGTCCGTTGACCTGGCCCTATGAAGTAACAGTGATTTCATATATCTGGGTAGCAATTCTCTCTGCCGGTTATGCACGCAAATACAATGAAAATGTGGCGTTCACAGTTGTATATGATAAATTGAAAGAAAAGGGTAAATGCTGGTTTAGAATAATTGGCAATGTTATTGTTACACTGACATACATAATTCTCCTTCCTCCCAGCTGGAAATATATATCTTTTATTAAGATAAAAAAGTCTGCAGTTCTTAGGATTCCCTTGAGTTACGTCTTCTTTCCATTTCTAATATTCCTGATACTAATCATCATCTATTCAATCATTGATATTGTTAAAGATTACAAATCTTTAAAAAATATGTCTCAATCCAAATTAGGTAAGGGTAGCATATGA
- a CDS encoding sialic acid TRAP transporter substrate-binding protein SiaP translates to MFFVALSGMAFANGQSEGTGSEDKVVTIKVNTISVPNDAHTNALYKFEEVLEELTEGKVQVEVFHSASLFSSEEEFASLLQGNLDMAYVSANTLADYIPSFSMLTSGYIFKDYDHMRKVYDGEIGDKILSSVQDELGIVPIDVFYLGARQINLRDIGRVVKTPADLKGVKLRMPNSAAWLFLGKAMGASATPLSFSELYLALKTGTVDGQDNPLPTVKNAKFYEVTKSISLTNHVIDTVWPTISEKKWKELTPYHDEVISAIEEAKQLCDSQNIEAEKSLVEFFRSEGLTVVEADKEAFSSHVQGVYLNDKKMTSTWDLDLYEQIQNIGK, encoded by the coding sequence ATGTTTTTTGTAGCACTATCTGGAATGGCTTTTGCAAATGGCCAGTCAGAAGGAACTGGCTCAGAGGATAAAGTGGTAACGATTAAAGTGAATACTATTTCTGTACCCAATGATGCCCATACAAATGCTTTATACAAATTTGAAGAAGTCCTTGAAGAATTGACAGAGGGAAAAGTTCAAGTGGAAGTTTTTCATTCTGCTTCACTTTTTTCAAGTGAAGAAGAATTTGCCTCATTGCTTCAGGGTAATCTGGATATGGCCTATGTATCTGCCAACACACTAGCAGATTATATTCCTTCATTCTCAATGCTAACATCTGGTTATATTTTCAAAGACTATGACCATATGCGCAAAGTATATGATGGAGAAATCGGTGACAAAATATTATCATCTGTTCAGGATGAACTAGGCATTGTTCCTATCGATGTATTCTATCTGGGAGCTAGACAGATCAACCTGAGAGACATTGGCAGAGTAGTGAAAACTCCTGCAGACCTCAAAGGTGTTAAGTTGAGAATGCCCAATTCCGCAGCTTGGCTTTTTCTCGGTAAAGCGATGGGAGCGAGCGCTACCCCTCTCAGTTTTTCCGAATTATACCTTGCTTTAAAAACTGGGACAGTTGATGGTCAAGACAATCCACTCCCCACTGTAAAGAATGCTAAATTTTATGAAGTAACCAAGAGTATCAGCCTTACAAATCATGTAATCGATACAGTATGGCCAACGATTTCTGAAAAAAAATGGAAAGAACTGACTCCCTATCATGATGAAGTTATTTCCGCCATTGAAGAAGCGAAGCAGCTGTGCGATTCACAAAACATTGAAGCTGAAAAATCTTTGGTAGAATTCTTCAGATCCGAAGGGCTCACAGTTGTTGAAGCTGATAAAGAAGCGTTTAGCTCTCATGTTCAAGGTGTTTATCTGAATGATAAGAAGATGACATCCACTTGGGATCTCGACCTTTATGAACAGATTCAAAATATAGGTAAATAA
- a CDS encoding GntR family transcriptional regulator translates to MAHFKYQIVYESILDEIRSGKIKPGEKLSDIDDLKEMHKTSSITINRALNELQINGYIERIKGTGSFVSHKNDKNEVHVETASQFSGQFISCIIPFDSNHNSFLQGVEQVSRQRNLMFTIHNSQFSAKLERDILCDVRRKGAAGIIIYPVSDTENLDLYTKMLQDDYPFVVIDRKLKSLEHSFVSSSNTKSFYDITEYLINKNHRKIGFIAGKMTLSSTSERFQGYCRALSDAGIEVDKRLVKENFFVQTSQPNGAEIQKLIKQLISSPLNITALACANDFIASMIIQQSTALGIKIPQDLSITGFDNLDFTPYLNPPLTTISHPFIDIGKEAADLLADMIQNQRIVIKTARFPALIIERESVSCLK, encoded by the coding sequence ATGGCCCATTTCAAATATCAGATAGTTTATGAATCTATATTGGATGAAATTCGTTCGGGAAAGATAAAGCCTGGAGAAAAGCTATCGGATATAGATGACTTAAAAGAAATGCACAAAACCAGCTCCATCACCATTAATCGTGCTCTAAATGAGCTTCAGATCAATGGATATATAGAACGAATAAAAGGAACTGGCAGCTTTGTTAGTCATAAAAATGATAAAAATGAAGTACATGTAGAGACGGCTTCACAATTTTCAGGGCAGTTTATTTCTTGTATCATACCCTTTGATTCAAATCATAATAGTTTTCTGCAAGGTGTAGAGCAGGTATCGAGGCAAAGGAATTTGATGTTTACAATACATAATTCCCAGTTCTCAGCCAAACTTGAGCGGGATATCCTCTGTGATGTTCGGAGGAAAGGAGCCGCAGGTATAATCATTTACCCCGTTTCAGATACGGAGAACCTCGATCTTTATACCAAAATGCTGCAGGACGACTATCCCTTTGTCGTGATTGATAGGAAGTTAAAGTCTTTAGAGCACTCTTTTGTAAGTAGCTCAAATACGAAATCATTTTACGATATAACTGAATATCTTATAAATAAGAATCATAGGAAAATAGGCTTTATTGCTGGAAAAATGACTCTCAGTTCTACGTCAGAACGTTTTCAAGGGTACTGCCGGGCACTCTCTGATGCAGGGATTGAAGTCGATAAGCGCTTGGTTAAGGAGAATTTTTTTGTTCAGACATCTCAACCTAATGGTGCTGAAATCCAGAAATTAATTAAACAATTAATCTCTTCACCTCTCAATATTACGGCTTTGGCCTGTGCAAATGATTTTATAGCATCAATGATTATACAACAATCAACGGCTTTGGGGATTAAGATACCTCAAGATCTTTCCATAACGGGTTTTGATAATTTGGATTTCACACCCTACCTTAACCCTCCACTGACTACTATCTCACATCCTTTTATAGATATTGGAAAAGAAGCGGCTGATCTACTAGCTGATATGATACAAAATCAAAGAATCGTTATAAAGACAGCCCGTTTCCCAGCACTCATTATAGAACGAGAATCTGTTTCTTGTTTAAAATAA
- a CDS encoding GntR family transcriptional regulator, with amino-acid sequence MNQNIREPLYLKIYKDFLDRIDRGDFKNNDKIPTEVELSESYNVSRITTRKALNMLSEQGIVNRVPGLGSFISEDGVEKTINQKIDQHSKTKRIGFIISGIQDSFGHTLLSTLEDLLYAKWFSLLLGISDQNAEKESRLLKSFIEQKVDGIIISPVDDENFSTEILSLVMKKFPIVLVDRYLRDLGNCSNVVSDNEKATFTAVNYLFEHNHKNIAVFSRKINSTSTLTERYNGVINAYAERGLPVNKNYWYTSFKKVEYYSKNLFVHNIELIKEFLTQNREITAVVTMEYLFTQYLISAISEMGLSIPDDISLVGFDGPGYSVENTPALTYVMQDEAKIAQEVFSLLMKAMKGVEKSEKILVPCTFIEGTSVRSI; translated from the coding sequence ATGAATCAAAATATTAGAGAACCCTTGTATCTAAAAATCTACAAAGACTTTCTGGACAGAATTGATCGTGGAGATTTCAAGAATAACGATAAGATTCCTACTGAGGTTGAACTTTCTGAATCATATAATGTCAGTCGTATCACAACCCGCAAGGCCCTGAATATGCTAAGTGAGCAGGGAATTGTGAATAGAGTGCCCGGTCTTGGCTCTTTCATTTCAGAGGATGGTGTCGAAAAAACCATAAATCAGAAAATTGACCAGCACAGCAAGACAAAGCGAATTGGTTTTATTATATCCGGTATACAGGATAGCTTTGGACATACTCTATTATCTACCCTGGAAGACCTTCTCTACGCCAAGTGGTTCTCTCTCCTACTTGGAATATCGGATCAGAATGCCGAAAAAGAATCTCGCTTACTAAAGAGTTTTATAGAACAAAAAGTTGATGGAATAATCATATCTCCCGTAGATGACGAAAACTTCTCAACAGAGATTCTGAGTCTTGTTATGAAGAAATTTCCAATTGTCCTAGTAGATAGATACCTAAGAGATCTTGGTAATTGTTCTAATGTTGTTTCTGATAATGAAAAAGCGACTTTTACTGCCGTCAATTATCTCTTCGAGCACAACCATAAAAATATAGCCGTCTTTTCCAGGAAGATTAATAGTACGAGCACCCTTACCGAACGCTATAACGGTGTCATCAATGCCTACGCAGAAAGAGGTCTGCCAGTGAATAAAAACTACTGGTATACGTCTTTTAAAAAGGTTGAGTACTATTCAAAAAATCTGTTTGTTCACAATATTGAGCTAATAAAAGAGTTTTTGACACAAAACAGAGAAATCACGGCTGTTGTGACCATGGAATATTTGTTCACCCAATATCTGATATCTGCAATTTCAGAAATGGGCCTTTCCATTCCTGATGACATTTCTTTGGTAGGATTCGATGGACCTGGATACTCTGTTGAAAACACTCCCGCCCTGACCTATGTAATGCAGGATGAAGCAAAGATTGCACAAGAAGTTTTTTCACTCCTTATGAAAGCCATGAAGGGAGTTGAAAAAAGTGAAAAGATTTTGGTACCCTGTACCTTCATAGAGGGAACCTCAGTTCGGAGTATATAA
- a CDS encoding alpha-mannosidase, translated as MNKIHLVGNAHLDPVWLWRWQEGYAEVKATFRSALDRMKEFPDFIFTCAGGAYYKWVEENDPAMFEEIVIRVNEKRWVPVGGWWIQPDCNIPCGESFIRQGLIGQRYLLEKFGFISDVGYNVDSFGHDGMLPQILAKSGLVNYVFMRPDVKENDEIPSVLFQWESPDGSQVCSFRIPVSYSDYIGSTRNCYEEKLRMAAEEVSRLDMDLMEFYGVGNHGGGPTVRTIKTLQKVGEEIGDKAQILFSTPSTYFHQMKKSKPSLEVYSSSLRQHAPGCYSNLLSIKRGNRQGENALLAAERFSVLSGWLSDHVFPSESLQRGWEGLLFNQFHDLLGGCSIERAYQDAAALHGEVSTIASREENMALQKISWKIDTWWIKKAMGKDKHWQSWEQDDFGIPVVVFNPHSWEYNGYVTNKICCSRVEDESGQFDPHQIIRGAYNNNKDEKWATLFPVSIPPLGYRVYRLYLTKENPEIKSYVNSMNITQHSIENQYLVLKFNPETGSVSSLIRKETGFEYISGEASLGLVIDDSHCDTWGHGEDRFDLVEGRFGQPEFSIIEEGPLRCCLRVVTKYGQSKMVLDYYLTEDGHDITVRGRVLWLEKYRMLKIAFPVKMINSECLQSLTFGYDRTNADGKEKVGQKWVALRGEDPLGRMGILAIANDGFPAHSFQDDEVRLTILRSPEYADHMGEKDGFIPNIDMGTHSFSYALIPSDAAEVESEFVSIFRGAEELNLDPTVITETYHKGTLPLIQDGIAISNENVFSSALKESWDKSGYILRCSEISGLVSDTTIELPLLGVRFDASFTPFELKTFKISKKDKRVQEVNLIEL; from the coding sequence GTGAATAAAATCCATTTGGTAGGTAATGCCCATCTAGATCCTGTCTGGTTGTGGCGATGGCAGGAAGGTTATGCTGAGGTTAAGGCTACTTTTCGATCTGCCCTGGATCGTATGAAGGAATTTCCAGATTTCATTTTTACATGCGCCGGCGGAGCCTATTACAAATGGGTTGAAGAAAATGATCCTGCCATGTTTGAAGAGATTGTCATACGGGTCAATGAGAAGCGGTGGGTTCCTGTTGGAGGTTGGTGGATTCAGCCGGACTGCAATATTCCCTGTGGTGAGTCATTTATTCGTCAGGGGCTTATAGGGCAGCGGTACTTGCTTGAAAAATTCGGATTCATTTCTGATGTTGGTTATAATGTCGATTCTTTTGGACATGATGGCATGCTGCCTCAAATTCTTGCGAAGTCAGGATTGGTAAATTATGTGTTTATGCGTCCTGATGTCAAAGAAAACGATGAGATTCCCTCTGTTCTCTTCCAATGGGAGAGTCCGGATGGATCCCAGGTCTGTTCTTTCAGAATCCCTGTTAGTTATTCAGATTACATCGGGAGCACCAGGAACTGTTATGAAGAAAAACTTAGAATGGCCGCCGAGGAAGTCTCCCGCTTAGATATGGATCTCATGGAATTTTATGGTGTTGGGAATCATGGGGGAGGACCCACAGTCCGAACGATTAAGACCCTGCAAAAGGTGGGCGAGGAAATCGGAGATAAGGCTCAAATACTTTTCAGTACACCCTCAACATATTTTCATCAAATGAAGAAATCTAAACCGTCTTTAGAGGTCTATTCTTCGAGTCTCCGTCAGCATGCTCCCGGTTGTTATTCCAATCTTCTGTCTATTAAGAGGGGTAATCGTCAGGGTGAAAATGCCCTCTTGGCGGCGGAACGATTTTCTGTCTTATCCGGATGGCTCAGCGATCATGTGTTTCCGTCTGAGAGTTTACAAAGAGGGTGGGAAGGACTTCTGTTTAACCAATTTCATGACTTGTTGGGTGGCTGCAGCATTGAGAGAGCCTATCAGGATGCTGCTGCTTTGCATGGAGAAGTTTCGACAATTGCTTCAAGGGAAGAGAATATGGCTCTGCAGAAAATATCCTGGAAGATTGATACCTGGTGGATTAAAAAAGCAATGGGTAAAGACAAGCACTGGCAATCCTGGGAGCAGGATGATTTTGGTATTCCCGTGGTTGTATTTAATCCTCATTCATGGGAGTACAATGGCTACGTCACTAATAAGATTTGCTGTTCCCGTGTCGAGGATGAGTCCGGACAGTTTGATCCGCATCAGATTATCCGGGGGGCATATAACAATAACAAGGATGAAAAGTGGGCCACTCTTTTTCCTGTTTCAATCCCCCCTCTGGGATACCGTGTTTACAGGCTTTATTTGACAAAGGAAAATCCGGAAATTAAGTCCTATGTCAATTCCATGAACATCACACAGCATTCTATTGAGAATCAGTACCTTGTGTTGAAATTTAATCCTGAAACAGGTTCTGTTTCCTCTCTGATCCGTAAAGAAACAGGGTTTGAATATATTTCGGGTGAAGCGTCTCTGGGTCTGGTTATTGATGATTCTCATTGTGATACCTGGGGCCATGGAGAGGACCGTTTTGATCTTGTAGAAGGCCGTTTTGGTCAGCCCGAATTTTCCATTATTGAAGAAGGTCCTCTGAGGTGCTGTCTCAGGGTTGTCACCAAGTATGGTCAATCTAAGATGGTTCTGGACTATTATTTAACAGAGGATGGCCATGATATAACGGTGCGGGGCAGAGTCCTCTGGCTTGAAAAATACAGAATGCTGAAGATAGCATTTCCGGTGAAAATGATAAATTCTGAATGCCTTCAGTCTCTCACTTTCGGATATGACAGAACGAATGCAGATGGCAAGGAAAAGGTTGGACAAAAATGGGTTGCACTTCGGGGGGAAGATCCTCTAGGACGTATGGGAATCCTCGCCATAGCAAATGATGGTTTTCCTGCCCATTCATTTCAAGATGATGAGGTTAGGTTAACCATTTTACGCAGCCCGGAATATGCAGATCATATGGGAGAGAAGGATGGCTTTATTCCCAATATCGATATGGGCACTCATAGTTTTTCTTATGCTCTGATTCCATCTGACGCCGCAGAGGTTGAGAGTGAGTTCGTTTCCATATTCAGAGGGGCAGAGGAACTGAATCTTGATCCGACGGTCATTACGGAAACCTACCATAAAGGAACTTTACCCCTCATTCAGGATGGAATAGCGATTAGCAATGAAAATGTTTTTTCTTCGGCATTAAAAGAATCCTGGGACAAGTCGGGATACATCCTTCGTTGCAGTGAAATATCTGGCCTTGTGTCTGATACAACCATAGAGTTGCCACTGTTGGGGGTACGGTTTGATGCCTCTTTTACTCCATTTGAGTTGAAGACATTCAAAATCTCCAAGAAGGATAAAAGAGTTCAGGAAGTGAACCTCATAGAATTATGA
- a CDS encoding extracellular solute-binding protein gives MRKICLAVILSILVMPLMANGTSEVSTEPQATAQFVGNAAADEAKTVNGTIGFWSSMAATSDAERALVEELSLEWANKHPDQKVEIQVIPGDAINQTMSKLLTAAAAGNAPDFAQVDSFWIGNFMDAGAIKPIDQFIPEGESDQFFDFTKKVTQRNGKQYALWAETDARLLYYRKDLISEAPRTWGDVIETALMVKEKNGIHGYLTPGKAEGLTNDSFLPYFWAQGGQLFDPDQDWKPVMGEGQNRDAMIKAFSFLEELIDTEAMPRDIAGMSHPQLLAEARADNVGMMITGSWVLPQMMSLIPDAESKWGYTSYPQEKADQYSNTNGGWAWVFFSEDDAKRKIAFDFVWDTAISKSAMSRRCAAYGYLPTRADVYEDDFYKNNVFFDFLKEELNNGNSRPPTSLYPTISTYIQEIGSEIIIGDMDPETAVDEIYKKSMAAWKEAQSRK, from the coding sequence ATGAGAAAGATTTGTTTAGCGGTCATCTTGAGTATTTTGGTTATGCCGTTAATGGCCAATGGAACCAGTGAAGTTTCGACTGAGCCTCAGGCTACAGCACAGTTTGTCGGGAATGCCGCAGCTGACGAGGCTAAGACTGTGAATGGAACCATTGGATTTTGGAGTTCCATGGCAGCAACATCCGATGCTGAAAGAGCATTGGTTGAAGAGTTGTCCCTGGAGTGGGCGAACAAGCATCCTGACCAGAAGGTCGAGATTCAGGTCATTCCCGGAGATGCAATCAATCAGACTATGAGTAAATTGCTCACTGCAGCCGCAGCCGGCAATGCTCCCGATTTTGCTCAGGTGGACTCCTTCTGGATCGGGAATTTCATGGACGCCGGTGCTATCAAACCCATTGATCAATTTATTCCCGAAGGAGAGAGTGACCAGTTCTTCGATTTTACAAAGAAGGTCACACAGAGAAATGGAAAACAGTATGCTCTTTGGGCAGAGACAGACGCACGTCTGCTGTATTACCGGAAAGATTTAATCAGTGAAGCTCCCCGTACATGGGGCGATGTGATTGAGACAGCCCTCATGGTTAAGGAAAAGAATGGTATTCATGGATATCTTACTCCAGGAAAAGCAGAGGGTCTGACGAACGATTCATTCTTACCGTATTTCTGGGCTCAAGGTGGACAGTTGTTCGATCCTGATCAGGATTGGAAACCCGTGATGGGAGAGGGGCAGAACCGGGATGCTATGATCAAGGCTTTCTCTTTCCTTGAAGAACTCATCGATACAGAAGCCATGCCCCGCGATATTGCCGGTATGAGTCATCCTCAATTGCTGGCAGAAGCAAGGGCTGATAATGTGGGTATGATGATCACCGGTTCCTGGGTTTTGCCACAGATGATGAGTCTCATCCCTGATGCTGAGAGCAAATGGGGCTACACCTCTTATCCTCAGGAAAAGGCAGATCAATATTCTAACACCAATGGTGGTTGGGCTTGGGTCTTCTTTTCTGAAGATGATGCCAAAAGAAAAATAGCCTTCGACTTTGTTTGGGATACGGCGATTTCCAAATCTGCTATGTCCCGTCGATGTGCGGCCTATGGCTACCTTCCAACCAGAGCCGATGTATATGAGGATGACTTTTACAAAAATAACGTGTTCTTTGATTTTTTGAAAGAAGAACTCAATAATGGAAACAGCCGTCCTCCAACATCTTTGTATCCAACAATTTCCACCTATATTCAGGAAATCGGAAGTGAAATCATTATTGGAGATATGGATCCGGAAACCGCTGTAGATGAAATCTACAAAAAGTCTATGGCGGCCTGGAAAGAAGCCCAAAGTCGAAAATAG
- a CDS encoding carbohydrate ABC transporter permease, whose translation MSNHRHIGLVWLGPMVVFLFCFYLFPLVDVIRLSLTNTTIGQNNFSYTLNSFISVLTDKNLPHILMRTLTFVFFSVFFQLLLGLLIGLLLEMDLHGAILLKMSMIFAWVVPGIITGIIWEILYSTSDWGLVNNIIQSVTGKKIPFLFNARWAIIGAIIANVWRGTGFSGLMQYAALKGINPQLYEAARIDGAGQWKIFSMVTLPLLKPMMLINIVLITIGTMNTYDSIWALTRGGPGSATTVLALQTYRATFEYLSLGQGAVYALLMVLSSSLLTLMYMKLLGSKES comes from the coding sequence ATGAGTAATCATCGTCACATAGGACTCGTATGGCTTGGTCCTATGGTAGTTTTTCTTTTTTGTTTCTATTTGTTTCCACTCGTAGATGTGATTCGTTTGAGTCTGACGAATACCACTATCGGTCAGAACAATTTTAGCTATACCCTGAACTCCTTTATCAGTGTATTGACAGACAAGAATTTACCTCATATTTTGATGAGAACATTAACTTTTGTATTCTTTTCTGTTTTCTTTCAATTGCTTCTTGGTCTTCTGATCGGTTTGCTATTGGAAATGGACCTTCATGGAGCTATTTTATTAAAAATGTCCATGATCTTTGCATGGGTTGTTCCCGGTATTATTACAGGAATCATATGGGAAATTTTATACAGCACCAGTGACTGGGGTCTGGTAAACAACATCATCCAATCAGTAACAGGAAAAAAAATCCCCTTTCTCTTCAACGCTAGATGGGCCATTATCGGGGCGATCATTGCCAATGTCTGGCGGGGAACCGGTTTCAGCGGTCTGATGCAATATGCCGCCCTCAAGGGTATCAATCCTCAACTGTATGAAGCAGCCCGCATTGATGGGGCAGGGCAGTGGAAAATCTTTTCCATGGTGACCCTTCCGCTTTTAAAACCCATGATGCTCATCAATATTGTACTGATCACCATTGGTACAATGAACACCTATGATTCCATCTGGGCTCTAACTCGGGGTGGCCCAGGGAGCGCTACGACTGTTCTGGCTCTACAAACTTACAGAGCAACATTCGAATATTTGAGTCTGGGACAAGGAGCCGTTTATGCCCTCCTGATGGTGCTCAGTTCCTCCCTTTTGACTCTTATGTATATGAAGCTTCTCGGCAGCAAGGAGTCTTGA
- a CDS encoding carbohydrate ABC transporter permease, giving the protein MIKQRPLGLTIVAYAGYVLLFLFFILPILTILSLSLKTPAEIFSPATIRNLIPENPTLDNYKTVMVNVRMNVYILNSAKLVISTVLGVLIISSLSSYALSRFHFRKKNLMILIILMFQMISPIVIGIPLYWYYSRLHLLDTYFGLAIAYIAIQLPFATFLLKGVFDGIPVEMDEAAKIDGCSRLMTLIKVILPVSLPGIASAIIFLSINAWSQFVLPFFLLNKDQMYPVSVGILLSQGTFKDISTHYVAAASMIGLLPAVILVLFLQKFILKALLSGAVKG; this is encoded by the coding sequence ATGATTAAACAACGTCCTTTAGGACTCACTATCGTAGCCTACGCGGGGTATGTTTTACTCTTTTTATTCTTTATTCTACCGATCTTAACGATCCTGTCTTTGTCTTTAAAGACTCCTGCAGAGATCTTTTCTCCAGCCACAATCAGGAATCTGATACCAGAAAACCCGACACTGGATAATTATAAGACAGTGATGGTGAATGTGAGAATGAATGTCTACATCTTGAATTCCGCTAAGTTGGTCATCTCTACTGTTCTTGGTGTTCTCATCATCAGTTCCCTTTCTTCCTATGCTCTATCGCGTTTTCATTTCCGTAAAAAGAATCTGATGATTCTGATCATTCTGATGTTTCAGATGATTTCACCCATAGTCATCGGGATACCTCTCTACTGGTACTATTCCAGGCTTCATCTGTTGGATACTTATTTTGGATTGGCTATTGCTTATATTGCCATTCAGTTGCCTTTTGCAACCTTCCTTTTGAAAGGAGTCTTTGATGGAATCCCTGTGGAAATGGATGAAGCGGCTAAAATTGACGGTTGCAGCCGTCTGATGACTCTTATAAAGGTCATTCTTCCTGTTTCTCTGCCAGGGATCGCCAGTGCTATTATTTTTCTGAGCATCAACGCTTGGTCTCAGTTTGTTCTTCCTTTTTTCCTACTGAATAAGGATCAAATGTACCCAGTCTCGGTAGGTATTCTACTCAGCCAGGGGACATTTAAAGACATCAGCACTCACTATGTGGCCGCCGCGAGTATGATTGGTTTACTGCCTGCTGTTATCCTTGTTCTCTTTTTGCAAAAATTTATCTTAAAGGCTCTACTGTCGGGTGCGGTTAAGGGTTGA
- a CDS encoding sulfatase family protein has protein sequence MNQPNILFILTDQHNASISGFEGNRIIDTPSLDGLASQGMQFGKAYCQSPLCVPSRSSLLTGRYCRNINVYDNQDILDTAYDTIPGTFAAAGYSTALVGKAHFNGEQYHGYQYRPYGDIFGQGHQPDPRRVPEKGDAGLGDILYQAGPSQIPLPLTQTEICTHESVKWLQSHVSLHPDQPFFLSVHYDKPHFPINPPPSLYEKYRDLVQLPPHWRHGLHGDSHLKKLSPFVRENFICEGSYQVPEETHLNCLAAYYGCIEWVDTNIGRLLESLDYLGLSDNTIVVYSSDHGDMASYHGSWQKMVFYDHSSRVPLIMKYPGIIPEAEVCLDPVGLIDLFPTFCGMANLTIPEGLDGINLAPHFSGELIGRDRIYGESVLIHKPQFAGAMVRTNDWKCCYYLDGSVELYDMENDPEEENNLAIEESSTAEELVEDIKQFWNPEEQIFRYNKNPKSPREKHFYPYSNQYFANGGWFDARP, from the coding sequence ATGAATCAGCCGAATATTCTATTTATTTTAACGGATCAGCATAATGCTTCGATCAGTGGGTTCGAAGGGAACCGCATCATTGATACTCCCTCCCTGGATGGCCTGGCCTCCCAGGGAATGCAGTTTGGAAAGGCATATTGTCAGTCACCTCTCTGCGTTCCCAGCCGCAGCTCTCTGCTTACAGGGCGTTATTGCCGGAATATTAATGTCTATGATAATCAGGACATACTGGATACGGCTTATGACACCATCCCGGGTACCTTTGCTGCGGCGGGATATTCTACGGCTCTGGTGGGTAAGGCTCATTTCAATGGAGAGCAGTATCATGGATATCAATATCGCCCTTATGGAGATATTTTTGGTCAGGGGCATCAACCGGATCCCCGGCGTGTACCAGAAAAAGGAGATGCCGGTCTGGGAGATATTCTATACCAGGCCGGCCCCTCCCAGATTCCTCTCCCTCTGACACAAACTGAAATTTGCACTCATGAATCTGTAAAATGGCTTCAATCACATGTATCACTACACCCGGATCAGCCTTTTTTTCTCAGTGTTCACTATGATAAACCCCATTTTCCTATCAACCCGCCACCTTCTCTTTATGAGAAGTATCGCGATCTAGTTCAATTGCCTCCGCACTGGCGCCATGGCCTTCATGGCGATTCACATTTAAAGAAGCTCTCTCCCTTTGTCCGAGAAAATTTTATCTGTGAGGGGTCCTATCAAGTGCCAGAGGAGACTCACCTCAATTGTTTGGCTGCCTATTACGGCTGTATTGAATGGGTGGATACCAATATTGGCCGGCTTTTAGAATCGCTCGACTATTTAGGGCTGTCGGACAATACAATTGTTGTCTACAGTTCCGACCATGGGGACATGGCGTCCTATCATGGAAGCTGGCAGAAGATGGTCTTTTATGATCACTCCTCCAGGGTTCCCCTTATTATGAAATATCCTGGAATCATACCAGAGGCAGAAGTCTGTCTTGATCCTGTTGGTTTGATTGACCTCTTTCCGACGTTCTGTGGTATGGCCAATCTGACGATTCCCGAAGGCTTAGACGGTATTAATCTTGCTCCCCACTTCTCGGGAGAACTCATTGGGAGAGATCGAATCTATGGTGAGTCAGTTTTGATTCATAAGCCTCAATTTGCCGGTGCCATGGTCAGAACCAATGACTGGAAGTGTTGTTACTATCTGGATGGTTCGGTGGAATTGTATGATATGGAAAACGATCCGGAAGAAGAAAACAATTTAGCAATTGAAGAGAGCAGCACAGCGGAAGAACTCGTGGAGGACATAAAACAATTCTGGAATCCCGAAGAACAAATATTCCGATATAACAAGAATCCTAAGTCTCCCCGGGAGAAACACTTTTATCCCTATTCTAATCAGTATTTTGCAAATGGAGGTTGGTTTGATGCCCGTCCCTAA